A DNA window from Helianthus annuus cultivar XRQ/B chromosome 15, HanXRQr2.0-SUNRISE, whole genome shotgun sequence contains the following coding sequences:
- the LOC110911175 gene encoding uncharacterized protein LOC110911175 isoform X5: MYGRWEGELWFHRWHMWPVPSSSTPSVAAQNNSFVFDGRKINVGDCALFKPSHNSLPFVGRIRKLKLGKENNLSLCVNWLYRPADVKLKEGAPLEAAPNEVFYSFHKDEIPAASLLHPCKVTFLRKGVEFPPGISSFVCRRVYDIESECLWWLTDKNYINKLQEEVDQLLDKTSIEMHGAVQTGGRSPKPINGPNGSAQLKPSSDNVQNSSSSISSHAKSKKREHGAHNSESVKRDRLSKVDDADSGQLRPERVLKSEIAKITDKGGLLDFGGVEKLIQLMRPDSTEKKLNLACRRMLVDVISGTDRFDYLNRFVQLRGLSVLDEWLQEIHKCKIGDGSPKENEKSVEDFLFSLLRALDRLPVNLHALQTCNVGKSVNHLRSHKNSEIQKKARSLVSTWKRRVEAEMNIIETKSSTSRGGSWPNKSMISEVSHVGPKGSTSQPSVIKSQRPKQSSGEVVVKSPTSLGSTKLSPSSSQSPNNSQSCSSDHGKTGTSSVSKISSSVSHSKNSSNGFHASTILGVQKGSPTKHTSERVSDVSLVDNGSNPRLIVRLPNTSRSPVQTASVESPGDSSTVSGKGSVPVPSEKQDLKVSRKIDSVSNVQNTNTAKGLVVCDEEHGKKDASFGSGSSSGITPKPGKLYEPSYSSINALVESCAKFSEASVPPSGGDVGGINLLASVAAGEMTRSDVSPACSPGSNSPVREDSSSVNVAKLRQTANDVGHSEDNISVANGSVGGDNSTQLVNMDTDVKPAGLIEDASVNATNMKPNSLSSLQEDKCVDDKPVKSTVGLGPGPPDAAAATVKTETQINEESASWSSSDMHADEKKLVHKRSTDDVDLAPKFEENDDNKAEHSARQNMDSGTSECAHENMENDGKTPVSEKSNDVTEPEPSCVEDRTVKLDFDLNEVLPSDDGVQGEAEKAALHTPSTLPSNNKNRSGLITVAAAAKGPFYPSESLSRGKPELGWKGSAATSAFRPAEPRKVDVPVPDNRTTKPVRPLFDFDLNVGAEDAGQSNAPSGLDLDLNASEEGPEVVQLSISRPRSFLPGGPNSSRDFDLNGPGVEEVGGESVSFSKNGMQFMSGVSNVRMNNMDIGSYSTWFPPNNTYPAMTIPSQRMLAPVASTSVNPEMFRGPVLSSSPAVAFSSSVPFQYSAFPFETNFSIPSMSNTFSSVSNAYVDSSSSGGGPICFPTIPSVGPNGVVSMPYRPYFMSLPGGGSSNVGPDGRKWGSQGQGQGLDLNAGPGGGSDDKLPFALRQLPLAGSQAVADEQLKMFQQMAAGSGGAPKRKEPDGGWDGDRISYKHPHWQ; encoded by the exons ATGTATGGGCGGTGGGAAGGTGAGTTGTGGTTCCACCGGTGGCACATGTGGCCGGTCCCATCTTCCTCCACGCCGTCTGTAGCTGCTCAGAACAATTCATTCGTATTT GATGGTCGAAAGATTAATGTTGGCGACTGTGCTCTGTTCAAGCCATCCCACAATTCCCTTCCGTTTGTTGGAAGAATTCGTAAATTAAAATTAGGAAAAGAAAACAATTTAAGTCTTTGTGTGAACTGGCTTTACCGACCTGCAGACGTAAAGCTTAAAGAAGGTGCTCCGCTGGAAGCAGCACCAAACGAGGTTTTCTACTCTTTTCACAAGGATGAGATACCTGCTGCATCGTTACTCCACCCGTGTAAAGTCACATTTCTTCGTAAAGGTGTTGAATTTCCTCCAGGGATATCCTCATTTGTGTGCAGACGAGTGTATGATATTGAGAGCGAGTGTTTATGGTGGTTAACTGACAAAAACTATATTAAC AAACTGCAAGAAGAAGTAGACCAGTTATTAGATAAGACGTCGATAGAAATGCATGGAGCAGTGCAGACCGGAGGTCGGTCTCCGAAACCTATAAATGGTCCGAATGGGTCCGCACAACTCAAACCTAGTTCTGATAATGTACAAAATAGTTCATCTTCCATTTCATCACATGCCAAGAGTAAGAAGAGAGAGCATGGTGCTCACAATTCAGAATCTGTCAAACGCGATCGTTTATCTAAAGTAGATGATGCCGATTCCGGTCAACTTAGACCAGAACGTGTATTAAAGTCCGAGATCGCTAAAATTACTGATAAAGGAGGGTTGTTAGATTTCGGTGGAGTTGAAAAACTAATACAGCTCATGCGACCTGATAGTACCGAGAAGAAACTAAACCTAGCTTGTCGGAGAATGCTTGTTGATGTAATATCGGGTACTGACCGATTCGATTACTTAAACCGGTTCGTTCAGCTACGGGGCTTGTCTGTTTTAGATGAATGGCTTCAAGAGATTCACAAGTGTAAAATCGGTGATGGTAGTCCTAAAGAGAACGAAAAATCCGTTGAGGATTTTCTCTTTTCGTTACTACGCGCACTCGACAGGTTGCCCGTGAATCTTCATGCTTTACAGACGTGTAATGTCGGGAAGTCTGTGAATCATTTACGTAGCCATAAAAATTCTGAAATTCAGAAGAAAGCTAGAAGTCTGGTCAGCACATGGAAGAGACGCGTAGAAGCCGAAATGAATATTATCGAAACAAAGTCTAGTACAAGTCGAGGTGGTTCTTGGCCAAACAAGTCGATGATTTCGGAAGTTTCTCATGTGGGTCCTAAGGGTTCTACTTCACAACCTTCTGTGATAAAATCTCAACGGCCAAAACAAAGCTCGGGTGAAGTTGTAGTCAAATCACCAACATCTCTGGGGTCCACAAAACTGTCACCGTCGTCCAGTCAATCTCCGAACAATAGTCAGTCGTGTTCTAGTGATCATGGGAAGACGGGGACGTCGAGCGTAAGTAAGATCTCGAGTAGCGTTTCTCATAGTAAAAACTCAAGCAACGGTTTTCATGCATCTACAATCCTGGGAGTTCAAAAGGGATCGCCAACGAAGCATACGTCAGAAAGAGTATCTGACGTGTCACTTGTAGATAACGGTAGCAACCCGAGGCTCATAGTGAGGTTGCCAAACACTAGTCGAAGTCCCGTACAAACTGCAAGTGTGGAATCACCTGGAGATTCGTCGACGGTATCTGGCAAGGGCTCGGTTCCAGTACCTTCCGAGAAGCAGGATCTGAAAGTAAGTAGAAAAATTGACTCCGTCAGCAACGTACAAAACACAAACACGGCTAAAGGACTGGTTGTCTGTGATGAAGAACATGGTAAGAAAGATGCATCGTTCGGCAGTGGTTCGTCATCAGGGATCACTCCAAAACCGGGGAAACTATACGAGCCATCTTATAGCTCGATAAACGCGTTGGTGGAGAGCTGTGCGAAGTTTTCTGAAGCTAGTGTGCCTCCATCGGGTGGTGATGTTGGTGGGATTAATCTTCTTGCCAGCGTGGCGGCTGGCGAAATGACGAGATCCGATGTGTCACCTGCGTGTTCTCCAGGTAGTAACTCGCCCGTACGTGAAGACTCCTCTTCTGTCAACGTTGCTAAGTTAAGACAAACGGCTAATGATGTAGGTCACAGTGAAGATAATATCAGTGTGGCTAATGGTTCTGTCGGTGGGGATAATAGTACACAATTGGTGAATATGGACACTGACGTAAAGCCTGCGGGTTTGATAGAAGATGCTTCCGTGAATGCTACGAATATGAAACCGAACAGTTTAAGTTCATTACAGGAAGACAAGTGTGTTGATGATAAACCGGTTAAAAGCACCGTGGGTCTGGGTCCGGGTCCACCTGATGCAGCTGCTGCAACTGTAAAAACCGAAACACAGATAAACGAAGAATCGGCTTCTTGGTCGTCTTCAGATATGCATGCGGATGAGAAGAAATTGGTGCACAAACGGTCGACAGATGATGTTGATTTAGCACCAAAGTTTGAAGAGAATGATGACAATAAAGCCGAGCATAGTGCAAGACAAAATATGGATTCTGGCACTAGTGAATGCGCCCATGAGAATATGGAAAACGACGGAAAGACCCCTGTGTCTGAAAAATCTAATGATGTAACCGAGCCCGAGCCCAGTTGTGTTGAAGATCGTACAGTAAAGTTGGACTTTGATCTGAATGAAGTTCTTCCTAGTGATGATGGGGTACAAGGCGAGGCTGAAAAGGCTGCTCTTCATACACCTAGCACGTTACCTTCCAACAATAAAAATCGGTCTGGTTTGATTACAGTAGCTGCCGCTGCCAAAGGACCGTTTTACCCTTCCGAGAGTCTTTCCCGAGGTAAGCCCGAGCTTGGGTGGAAAGGTTCCGCTGCGACCAGTGCGTTCCGTCCAGCAGAACCACGAAAGGTTGACGTTCCAGTTCCTGATAACCGTACAACTAAACCGGTTCGCCCTCTTTTTGACTTTGATCTGAACGTTGGAGCCGAAGATGCTGGTCAAAGCAATGCACCGTCAGGACTGGATCTTGATCTAAACGCATCTGAGGAGGGTCCGGAGGTTGTCCAGCTGTCGATAAGTAGACCGAGGTCATTTCTACCTGGCGGGCCGAATTCTTCACGGGACTTTGACCTGAACGGGCCTGGTGTGGAAGAAGTCGGTGGCGAATCGGTATCGTTTTCCAAAAACGGTATGCAGTTTATGTCCGGTGTTTCTAATGTCAGAATGAATAATATGGATATTGGAAGCTACTCAACGTGGTTTCCACCGAACAATACCTACCCAGCGATGACCATCCCGTCTCAACGAATGTTGGCTCCTGTCGCCAGCACGTCAGTTAATCCCGAAATGTTCAGGGGTCCTGTCTTGTCATCATCTCCCGCAGTTGCGTTTTCGTCCAGTGTACCGTTTCAGTATTCAGCTTTCCCATTCGAGACCAATTTCTCAATACCGTCAATGTCGAATACGTTTTCTTCGGTTTCAAATGCTTATGTGGATTCTTCATCGTCTGGTGGTGGGCCGATTTGTTTTCCGACTATTCCTTCGGTGGGACCTAACGGTGTGGTGTCAATGCCGTATAGGCCGTACTTTATGAGTCTACCTGGCGGCGGTTCGAGTAATGTTGGTCCTGACGGTAGAAAGTGGGGTAGccaaggtcaaggtcaaggtcTAGATCTAAATGCAGGTCCTGGAGGCGGTTCGgatgataaattgccttttgCGTTAAGACAGTTACCTCTTGCTGGTTCTCAAGCCGTAGCTGATGAGCAGTTAAAGATGTTTCAGCAAATGGCGGCAGGTAGTGGCGGCGCACCGAAACGGAAAGAGCCTGATGGCGGTTGGGACGGTGATAGGATTAGCTACAAACATCCACATTGGCAGTAA
- the LOC110911175 gene encoding uncharacterized protein LOC110911175 isoform X2, translating into MYGRWEGELWFHRWHMWPVPSSSTPSVAAQNNSFVFVDTNSFSKDGRKINVGDCALFKPSHNSLPFVGRIRKLKLGKENNLSLCVNWLYRPADVKLKEGAPLEAAPNEVFYSFHKDEIPAASLLHPCKVTFLRKGVEFPPGISSFVCRRVYDIESECLWWLTDKNYINKLQEEVDQLLDKTSIEMHGAVQTGGRSPKPINGPNGSAQLKPSSDNVQNSSSSISSHAKSKKREHGAHNSESVKRDRLSKVDDADSGQLRPERVLKSEIAKITDKGGLLDFGGVEKLIQLMRPDSTEKKLNLACRRMLVDVISGTDRFDYLNRFVQLRGLSVLDEWLQEIHKCKIGDGSPKENEKSVEDFLFSLLRALDRLPVNLHALQTCNVGKSVNHLRSHKNSEIQKKARSLVSTWKRRVEAEMNIIETKSSTSRGGSWPNKSMISEVSHVGPKGSTSQPSVIKSQRPKQSSGEVVVKSPTSLGSTKLSPSSSQSPNNSQSCSSDHGKTGTSSVSKISSSVSHSKNSSNGFHASTILGVQKGSPTKHTSERVSDVSLVDNGSNPRLIVRLPNTSRSPVQTASVESPGDSSTVSGKGSVPVPSEKQDLKVSRKIDSVSNVQNTNTAKGLVVCDEEHGKKDASFGSGSSSGITPKPGKLYEPSYSSINALVESCAKFSEASVPPSGGDVGGINLLASVAAGEMTRSDVSPACSPGSNSPVREDSSSVNVAKLRQTANDVGHSEDNISVANGSVGGDNSTQLVNMDTDVKPAGLIEDASVNATNMKPNSLSSLQEDKCVDDKPVKSTVGLGPGPPDAAAATVKTETQINEESASWSSSDMHADEKKLVHKRSTDDVDLAPKFEENDDNKAEHSARQNMDSGTSECAHENMENDGKTPVSEKSNDVTEPEPSCVEDRTVKLDFDLNEVLPSDDGVQGEAEKAALHTPSTLPSNNKNRSGLITVAAAAKGPFYPSESLSRGKPELGWKGSAATSAFRPAEPRKVDVPVPDNRTTKPVRPLFDFDLNVGAEDAGQSNAPSGLDLDLNASEEGPEVVQLSISRPRSFLPGGPNSSRDFDLNGPGVEEVGGESVSFSKNGMQFMSGVSNVRMNNMDIGSYSTWFPPNNTYPAMTIPSQRMLAPVASTSVNPEMFRGPVLSSSPAVAFSSSVPFQYSAFPFETNFSIPSMSNTFSSVSNAYVDSSSSGGGPICFPTIPSVGPNGVVSMPYRPYFMSLPGGGSSNVGPDGRKWGSQGQGQGLDLNAGPGGGSDDKLPFALRQLPLAGSQAVADEQLKMFQQMAAGSGGAPKRKEPDGGWDGDRISYKHPHWQ; encoded by the exons ATGTATGGGCGGTGGGAAGGTGAGTTGTGGTTCCACCGGTGGCACATGTGGCCGGTCCCATCTTCCTCCACGCCGTCTGTAGCTGCTCAGAACAATTCATTCGTATTTGTTGATACTAACTCTTTCTCTAAA GATGGTCGAAAGATTAATGTTGGCGACTGTGCTCTGTTCAAGCCATCCCACAATTCCCTTCCGTTTGTTGGAAGAATTCGTAAATTAAAATTAGGAAAAGAAAACAATTTAAGTCTTTGTGTGAACTGGCTTTACCGACCTGCAGACGTAAAGCTTAAAGAAGGTGCTCCGCTGGAAGCAGCACCAAACGAGGTTTTCTACTCTTTTCACAAGGATGAGATACCTGCTGCATCGTTACTCCACCCGTGTAAAGTCACATTTCTTCGTAAAGGTGTTGAATTTCCTCCAGGGATATCCTCATTTGTGTGCAGACGAGTGTATGATATTGAGAGCGAGTGTTTATGGTGGTTAACTGACAAAAACTATATTAAC AAACTGCAAGAAGAAGTAGACCAGTTATTAGATAAGACGTCGATAGAAATGCATGGAGCAGTGCAGACCGGAGGTCGGTCTCCGAAACCTATAAATGGTCCGAATGGGTCCGCACAACTCAAACCTAGTTCTGATAATGTACAAAATAGTTCATCTTCCATTTCATCACATGCCAAGAGTAAGAAGAGAGAGCATGGTGCTCACAATTCAGAATCTGTCAAACGCGATCGTTTATCTAAAGTAGATGATGCCGATTCCGGTCAACTTAGACCAGAACGTGTATTAAAGTCCGAGATCGCTAAAATTACTGATAAAGGAGGGTTGTTAGATTTCGGTGGAGTTGAAAAACTAATACAGCTCATGCGACCTGATAGTACCGAGAAGAAACTAAACCTAGCTTGTCGGAGAATGCTTGTTGATGTAATATCGGGTACTGACCGATTCGATTACTTAAACCGGTTCGTTCAGCTACGGGGCTTGTCTGTTTTAGATGAATGGCTTCAAGAGATTCACAAGTGTAAAATCGGTGATGGTAGTCCTAAAGAGAACGAAAAATCCGTTGAGGATTTTCTCTTTTCGTTACTACGCGCACTCGACAGGTTGCCCGTGAATCTTCATGCTTTACAGACGTGTAATGTCGGGAAGTCTGTGAATCATTTACGTAGCCATAAAAATTCTGAAATTCAGAAGAAAGCTAGAAGTCTGGTCAGCACATGGAAGAGACGCGTAGAAGCCGAAATGAATATTATCGAAACAAAGTCTAGTACAAGTCGAGGTGGTTCTTGGCCAAACAAGTCGATGATTTCGGAAGTTTCTCATGTGGGTCCTAAGGGTTCTACTTCACAACCTTCTGTGATAAAATCTCAACGGCCAAAACAAAGCTCGGGTGAAGTTGTAGTCAAATCACCAACATCTCTGGGGTCCACAAAACTGTCACCGTCGTCCAGTCAATCTCCGAACAATAGTCAGTCGTGTTCTAGTGATCATGGGAAGACGGGGACGTCGAGCGTAAGTAAGATCTCGAGTAGCGTTTCTCATAGTAAAAACTCAAGCAACGGTTTTCATGCATCTACAATCCTGGGAGTTCAAAAGGGATCGCCAACGAAGCATACGTCAGAAAGAGTATCTGACGTGTCACTTGTAGATAACGGTAGCAACCCGAGGCTCATAGTGAGGTTGCCAAACACTAGTCGAAGTCCCGTACAAACTGCAAGTGTGGAATCACCTGGAGATTCGTCGACGGTATCTGGCAAGGGCTCGGTTCCAGTACCTTCCGAGAAGCAGGATCTGAAAGTAAGTAGAAAAATTGACTCCGTCAGCAACGTACAAAACACAAACACGGCTAAAGGACTGGTTGTCTGTGATGAAGAACATGGTAAGAAAGATGCATCGTTCGGCAGTGGTTCGTCATCAGGGATCACTCCAAAACCGGGGAAACTATACGAGCCATCTTATAGCTCGATAAACGCGTTGGTGGAGAGCTGTGCGAAGTTTTCTGAAGCTAGTGTGCCTCCATCGGGTGGTGATGTTGGTGGGATTAATCTTCTTGCCAGCGTGGCGGCTGGCGAAATGACGAGATCCGATGTGTCACCTGCGTGTTCTCCAGGTAGTAACTCGCCCGTACGTGAAGACTCCTCTTCTGTCAACGTTGCTAAGTTAAGACAAACGGCTAATGATGTAGGTCACAGTGAAGATAATATCAGTGTGGCTAATGGTTCTGTCGGTGGGGATAATAGTACACAATTGGTGAATATGGACACTGACGTAAAGCCTGCGGGTTTGATAGAAGATGCTTCCGTGAATGCTACGAATATGAAACCGAACAGTTTAAGTTCATTACAGGAAGACAAGTGTGTTGATGATAAACCGGTTAAAAGCACCGTGGGTCTGGGTCCGGGTCCACCTGATGCAGCTGCTGCAACTGTAAAAACCGAAACACAGATAAACGAAGAATCGGCTTCTTGGTCGTCTTCAGATATGCATGCGGATGAGAAGAAATTGGTGCACAAACGGTCGACAGATGATGTTGATTTAGCACCAAAGTTTGAAGAGAATGATGACAATAAAGCCGAGCATAGTGCAAGACAAAATATGGATTCTGGCACTAGTGAATGCGCCCATGAGAATATGGAAAACGACGGAAAGACCCCTGTGTCTGAAAAATCTAATGATGTAACCGAGCCCGAGCCCAGTTGTGTTGAAGATCGTACAGTAAAGTTGGACTTTGATCTGAATGAAGTTCTTCCTAGTGATGATGGGGTACAAGGCGAGGCTGAAAAGGCTGCTCTTCATACACCTAGCACGTTACCTTCCAACAATAAAAATCGGTCTGGTTTGATTACAGTAGCTGCCGCTGCCAAAGGACCGTTTTACCCTTCCGAGAGTCTTTCCCGAGGTAAGCCCGAGCTTGGGTGGAAAGGTTCCGCTGCGACCAGTGCGTTCCGTCCAGCAGAACCACGAAAGGTTGACGTTCCAGTTCCTGATAACCGTACAACTAAACCGGTTCGCCCTCTTTTTGACTTTGATCTGAACGTTGGAGCCGAAGATGCTGGTCAAAGCAATGCACCGTCAGGACTGGATCTTGATCTAAACGCATCTGAGGAGGGTCCGGAGGTTGTCCAGCTGTCGATAAGTAGACCGAGGTCATTTCTACCTGGCGGGCCGAATTCTTCACGGGACTTTGACCTGAACGGGCCTGGTGTGGAAGAAGTCGGTGGCGAATCGGTATCGTTTTCCAAAAACGGTATGCAGTTTATGTCCGGTGTTTCTAATGTCAGAATGAATAATATGGATATTGGAAGCTACTCAACGTGGTTTCCACCGAACAATACCTACCCAGCGATGACCATCCCGTCTCAACGAATGTTGGCTCCTGTCGCCAGCACGTCAGTTAATCCCGAAATGTTCAGGGGTCCTGTCTTGTCATCATCTCCCGCAGTTGCGTTTTCGTCCAGTGTACCGTTTCAGTATTCAGCTTTCCCATTCGAGACCAATTTCTCAATACCGTCAATGTCGAATACGTTTTCTTCGGTTTCAAATGCTTATGTGGATTCTTCATCGTCTGGTGGTGGGCCGATTTGTTTTCCGACTATTCCTTCGGTGGGACCTAACGGTGTGGTGTCAATGCCGTATAGGCCGTACTTTATGAGTCTACCTGGCGGCGGTTCGAGTAATGTTGGTCCTGACGGTAGAAAGTGGGGTAGccaaggtcaaggtcaaggtcTAGATCTAAATGCAGGTCCTGGAGGCGGTTCGgatgataaattgccttttgCGTTAAGACAGTTACCTCTTGCTGGTTCTCAAGCCGTAGCTGATGAGCAGTTAAAGATGTTTCAGCAAATGGCGGCAGGTAGTGGCGGCGCACCGAAACGGAAAGAGCCTGATGGCGGTTGGGACGGTGATAGGATTAGCTACAAACATCCACATTGGCAGTAA